The Triticum dicoccoides isolate Atlit2015 ecotype Zavitan chromosome 6A, WEW_v2.0, whole genome shotgun sequence genome has a window encoding:
- the LOC119316692 gene encoding uncharacterized protein LOC119316692: protein MSFLVSGTAGRMLMVRYWSGMERFGGVEAYNPEELFTARGITSRIEVLEVDIAGRRLVPVRSLGRYAVFIGLTHCLHISTETFPSISADTIYLGCHHQQFRGFGIYHINNTKNHPRTEHNDKFVFDISRYLYQPAASPYNLDEYLVFYVDRRHRYSKACINHTSCLFS from the coding sequence ATGTCGTTCCTGGTCAGTGGCACCGCTGGGAGGATGCTGATGGTGCGGTACTGGAGCGGCATGGAGCGCTTCGGCGGCGTTGAGGCTTACAATCCAGAGGAGCTATTCACTGCGCGCGGCATCACCAGCCGCATTGAGGTGTTGGAGGTGGACATCGCCGGCAGGAGGCTGGTCCCCGTCAGGAGCCTTGGCCGGTATGCGGTGTTTATTGGCCTAACGCACTGCTTGCACATCTCTACCGAGACATTCCCCTCCATTTCTGCGGACACGATATACCTGGGTTGCCATCATCAGCAATTCCGTGGGTTTGGCATCTATCATATCAACAACACGAAGAACCACCCGAGGACCGAGCATAATGACAAGTTCGTCTTTGATATATCCCGGTATTTATATCAACCCGCTGCCAGCCCCTACAACCTTGATGAATATCTTGTATTCTATGTGGACCGTAGACACCGCTATAGCAAGGCGTGTATCAATCATACCAGCTGTCTCTTTAGCTAG